A single genomic interval of Alcaligenes sp. SDU_A2 harbors:
- the flgF gene encoding flagellar basal-body rod protein FlgF yields MDRLIYTAMNGAQRILEQQDVITNNLANLSTSGFREQMAHYRSVPVVSEIGSQTRVATATVTPGSRFQPGAMTETGHALDVAISGEGWFAVRAPNGQEAYTRAGDLSVNVQNQLVTQSGLPVLTVDGQPVEVPDRGTVTFSSDGRLTALGAGDNPRDIQMVGQLKLVNPPAAELVRGPDGLFRQANGTPAPANPSVRMVSGFIEKSNVNPAEAMVAMIANSRRFESQMKIIQDASAREERANSILSFNG; encoded by the coding sequence ATGGACCGCTTGATCTATACCGCCATGAACGGCGCGCAGCGCATCCTGGAACAACAGGATGTGATTACGAACAATCTGGCCAATCTGAGCACATCGGGCTTTCGCGAACAGATGGCGCATTACCGTTCCGTGCCCGTGGTCAGCGAGATTGGTTCGCAGACCCGGGTGGCGACGGCTACGGTCACGCCCGGCAGCCGCTTTCAGCCCGGTGCCATGACCGAGACCGGTCATGCCTTGGATGTCGCCATTTCCGGCGAAGGCTGGTTTGCCGTGCGCGCGCCCAATGGCCAGGAAGCCTATACCCGGGCAGGGGATCTTTCGGTCAATGTGCAGAATCAGTTGGTGACCCAGTCGGGCCTGCCGGTTCTGACCGTGGATGGTCAGCCTGTCGAGGTGCCGGATCGCGGTACGGTTACATTTTCCAGCGATGGTCGCCTGACGGCCCTGGGCGCAGGCGATAATCCGCGCGACATCCAGATGGTGGGGCAGCTCAAGCTGGTCAATCCGCCCGCTGCGGAGCTGGTACGTGGCCCGGATGGCTTGTTTCGTCAGGCCAACGGTACACCGGCACCGGCCAATCCGTCGGTGCGCATGGTGTCTGGCTTTATCGAAAAAAGCAATGTGAACCCGGCCGAGGCCATGGTGGCCATGATTGCCAATTCACGGCGATTCGAGTCGCAGATGAAGATCATTCAAGATGCCAGCGCCCGCGAAGAACGCGCCAACTCGATACTTTCATTTAATGGCTGA
- the flgE gene encoding flagellar hook protein FlgE has translation MSFGQGLSGLNAASQNLDAIGNNIANSGTVGYKSSTVQFADVYANSRIGLGVQVSRVNQRFTVGNVSGTGNQFDMAIDGANGLFRLEQPNGAIVYSRNGQFFPNKEGMLVNAQGYYLTGYGEGSNALQRLQVPSGNIAPKATTTMNLKLNLPADAPSIAPTTTFDPQDDTTYSKTFNYLVYDSLGNSHNITQYYVKRPANGAGESVWDVHYAKDGQALHQAQLTFDTAGRLNTTAGADVVSITLPNPGGANSPADPLTFDIRYTGTTQFNGEFATGQPYQDGYTTGEYASMSIDSDGTIVAAYTNGVTQRLGSLVLADFSNLQGLKPIGGNAWTETGASGQAILGRPGDNGMATIKGQSVEESNVDMGQELVNMIIAQRTYQANAQTIKTQDQVLQTLVNMR, from the coding sequence ATGAGCTTCGGACAAGGCTTGAGCGGCTTGAATGCCGCCTCCCAGAACCTGGATGCCATCGGCAACAACATCGCCAACTCGGGCACCGTGGGCTACAAGTCCTCGACAGTGCAGTTTGCCGATGTTTATGCCAACTCGCGCATCGGCCTGGGTGTGCAGGTGTCGCGCGTCAATCAGCGGTTCACGGTCGGGAACGTCAGCGGCACAGGTAATCAGTTCGATATGGCCATCGACGGTGCCAATGGCCTGTTTCGACTGGAGCAGCCCAACGGCGCGATTGTGTATTCGCGCAACGGCCAATTCTTTCCGAATAAGGAAGGCATGCTGGTCAATGCGCAGGGCTATTACCTGACGGGTTACGGCGAAGGCTCCAATGCCTTGCAGCGTTTGCAGGTGCCCTCGGGCAATATCGCGCCCAAGGCGACGACCACCATGAATCTGAAGCTGAATCTGCCGGCCGATGCGCCTAGTATTGCGCCTACTACTACATTTGACCCCCAAGACGACACCACCTACAGCAAGACCTTCAACTACCTGGTCTATGACTCCTTGGGCAATTCGCACAACATTACGCAGTACTACGTGAAGCGACCTGCCAATGGTGCCGGCGAAAGCGTGTGGGATGTGCATTACGCCAAGGATGGGCAGGCGCTGCATCAGGCGCAACTGACCTTTGATACGGCAGGCCGTTTGAATACCACTGCCGGTGCGGACGTGGTGTCGATTACGCTGCCCAACCCCGGCGGTGCCAATTCGCCTGCCGATCCTTTGACATTCGATATCCGCTATACCGGCACGACCCAGTTCAATGGCGAGTTTGCGACCGGCCAGCCTTATCAGGATGGGTATACCACCGGTGAATATGCCAGCATGTCCATCGACAGCGACGGCACCATCGTGGCCGCCTATACCAATGGCGTCACCCAGCGCCTGGGTTCGCTGGTGCTGGCCGATTTCAGCAACCTGCAGGGCTTGAAACCCATAGGCGGTAATGCCTGGACCGAGACAGGGGCTTCGGGGCAGGCTATTTTGGGCCGTCCTGGTGACAATGGCATGGCGACCATTAAAGGACAATCGGTCGAAGAGTCCAACGTGGACATGGGCCAGGAACTGGTCAATATGATCATTGCCCAGCGCACCTACCAAGCCAATGCACAGACCATCAAGACGCAGGATCAGGTCCTGCAGACGCTGGTCAACATGCGTTAA
- a CDS encoding flagellar hook capping FlgD N-terminal domain-containing protein yields MTTVNNNVDPATAAAMGMANAQNKSLMADTQDRFLTLLVTQLRNQDPLNPMDNAQVTSQIAQMSTVNGITQLNNTLMAVAGQIDVTQSMQAAGMIGKEVLVPGAKIRLGSDADGQKVATPFGVDLTSATSSTLVQVLDSSGKVVREYDLGAKPAGVYALEWDGKDTGGQPLADGAYTTKVLASNDGQAVTAETLTYGKVGSVDYTSGGLKLDLGLAGSYSLLDIRKIM; encoded by the coding sequence TTGACGACCGTCAATAACAACGTTGATCCCGCCACGGCGGCGGCGATGGGCATGGCAAATGCCCAGAACAAGAGCCTGATGGCCGATACGCAGGACCGTTTTCTGACTTTGCTGGTGACTCAGTTACGTAATCAGGACCCGCTCAATCCGATGGACAACGCGCAGGTCACGTCGCAGATTGCGCAGATGTCCACCGTGAATGGCATCACGCAATTGAACAATACCTTGATGGCCGTGGCTGGGCAGATCGATGTGACACAGTCCATGCAGGCCGCCGGCATGATAGGCAAGGAGGTTCTGGTGCCCGGTGCCAAGATCAGGCTGGGCAGCGATGCCGATGGCCAGAAAGTGGCGACGCCGTTCGGTGTGGATCTGACCAGCGCGACCAGCTCCACCTTGGTTCAGGTGCTGGACAGCAGCGGTAAGGTGGTGCGCGAGTACGACCTGGGTGCCAAACCGGCCGGTGTGTATGCGCTGGAGTGGGATGGCAAGGACACCGGTGGCCAGCCCTTGGCGGACGGCGCCTATACCACCAAGGTGCTGGCCAGCAATGATGGGCAGGCTGTGACGGCGGAAACCCTGACGTACGGCAAGGTAGGCAGTGTGGATTACACCTCGGGTGGTTTGAAGCTGGATCTGGGCCTGGCAGGTTCTTACTCCCTGCTGGATATACGCAAAATTATGTAA
- the flgC gene encoding flagellar basal body rod protein FlgC — protein MSSLSIFQIAGSALAAQSQRMNVAASNIANADSVAGPDGQPYKAREVVFQLAPQGQSPVGGVQVAAVRESSAPGRLQYDPGNPHADEQGYVMMPNVDVVAETVNMIAASRSYQANVEVINTSKNLMMRTLSIGQ, from the coding sequence ATGTCCAGTCTCAGCATTTTTCAGATCGCCGGTTCCGCCCTGGCCGCCCAGTCGCAGCGCATGAACGTGGCGGCCAGCAATATTGCTAACGCGGACAGCGTGGCCGGCCCGGATGGCCAGCCTTACAAGGCCCGCGAAGTGGTTTTTCAATTGGCTCCTCAGGGGCAGAGTCCTGTTGGTGGCGTGCAGGTGGCGGCGGTGCGCGAAAGCTCGGCACCCGGGCGCTTGCAGTATGACCCAGGCAATCCGCATGCGGACGAACAAGGTTACGTGATGATGCCCAATGTGGATGTGGTGGCCGAGACGGTCAATATGATCGCGGCTTCGCGTTCTTATCAGGCCAATGTCGAGGTCATCAATACATCCAAGAATCTGATGATGCGCACCTTGAGCATCGGCCAGTAA
- the flgB gene encoding flagellar basal body rod protein FlgB — translation MIDRIGADLKFYQTALAVRQERQEVLASNIANADTPNYKARDMDFAATLKAALGTGGTPRLPDTSLSLTSARHIPAKAITPPSTDQLLYRLPVQPSIDGNTVEMDVERIQFADNTMHYQSTISLVSQRLKGLMTALQQ, via the coding sequence ATGATCGATCGTATCGGTGCTGACCTGAAGTTTTACCAAACCGCCCTGGCTGTGCGCCAGGAGCGCCAGGAAGTGCTGGCTTCCAATATCGCCAATGCCGACACGCCTAATTATAAGGCGCGCGACATGGATTTTGCGGCGACCCTCAAAGCAGCGTTGGGCACGGGCGGCACCCCGCGCCTGCCCGACACCAGCCTGTCGTTGACGTCGGCGCGCCATATTCCCGCCAAGGCGATCACGCCGCCTTCGACCGATCAGTTGTTATATCGCTTGCCGGTGCAGCCCTCGATCGACGGCAATACGGTGGAAATGGATGTTGAACGTATTCAGTTTGCCGACAACACCATGCATTACCAAAGCACCATCAGCCTCGTGTCGCAGCGCCTGAAAGGCCTGATGACCGCCCTGCAGCAATAA
- the flgA gene encoding flagellar basal body P-ring formation chaperone FlgA has product MTPTRLFPLVLLPALFLAAPASAQQQQQQQQPAIQSVQDMQTLAHDYLLSQVQILPGQAHITLDASRLQAMPACQQAQAFLPSGQRLRARMSVGIRCLAPQPWSSSVSATLAVQGHYYVTNRRINPGETISLDDLVAREGDLLQLSPGVVFDPSQLVGYVASQRITMGAPIRSSALRDPQSVMRGQTVRTIARGAGFVATGEGQALQNGAPGTQIQIKASSGQIISATVLDASTVQVMM; this is encoded by the coding sequence ATGACGCCTACCCGCCTGTTTCCTCTCGTGCTTTTGCCCGCGCTTTTTCTGGCTGCTCCAGCCAGCGCGCAGCAGCAGCAGCAGCAGCAGCAGCCCGCTATACAGTCGGTTCAGGATATGCAGACTCTGGCCCACGACTATCTTCTGTCCCAGGTGCAGATCCTGCCCGGCCAGGCACACATCACCTTGGATGCCTCCCGCCTGCAGGCCATGCCGGCCTGTCAGCAGGCACAGGCGTTTCTTCCCAGCGGTCAGCGTCTGCGCGCCCGCATGAGCGTAGGAATACGGTGCCTGGCCCCACAGCCCTGGAGCAGTTCGGTCAGCGCCACCCTGGCAGTACAGGGGCACTATTACGTCACCAACCGCCGCATCAACCCTGGCGAAACCATTAGTCTGGACGATCTGGTCGCGCGCGAGGGCGATCTGCTTCAGTTGTCGCCCGGCGTGGTGTTTGACCCCAGCCAACTGGTCGGCTATGTCGCCAGCCAACGCATTACCATGGGCGCGCCGATACGCAGTTCGGCGCTGCGCGACCCGCAATCTGTCATGCGCGGGCAAACCGTGCGCACCATCGCGCGTGGTGCCGGTTTCGTGGCCACTGGCGAAGGCCAGGCCCTGCAAAATGGCGCGCCGGGCACCCAGATCCAGATCAAGGCCAGTTCGGGACAGATCATTTCGGCCACCGTCCTGGATGCCTCTACCGTTCAGGTCATGATGTAG
- the flgM gene encoding flagellar biosynthesis anti-sigma factor FlgM, with product MKITSSPLKTPLAERSSAISSQTRNAYGSGTAASSQEVGFSAAARQLNSLQDNSHDVDMQKVQALRDAIASGQLKVDTSRIADSLIATARDLLK from the coding sequence GTGAAAATCACCTCCTCCCCACTCAAAACACCACTAGCCGAGCGCAGCAGCGCCATATCAAGTCAGACACGCAACGCGTATGGCTCCGGCACTGCGGCCTCCAGCCAGGAAGTGGGTTTCAGCGCCGCCGCACGCCAATTGAACTCCTTGCAAGACAACAGCCACGATGTGGACATGCAAAAAGTCCAGGCCTTGCGCGATGCCATCGCATCGGGTCAACTGAAAGTCGACACCAGCCGCATCGCGGATTCGCTGATCGCCACCGCGCGCGATCTTCTCAAGTAA
- the flgN gene encoding flagellar export chaperone FlgN, giving the protein MSLQTCLADHLQTLPQLEAILLEEKELLLGQFEPQELAQLTLRKYQVLEKIEQLDQQRIALLQDRELDTQLPGLRQAAAQDQISDILDQVLELGEHLRALNENNGILVNTFLADNQQALDALAAFSGRSNVYDASGKSQSSSSTLSFKA; this is encoded by the coding sequence ATGTCTTTGCAAACCTGTCTAGCCGACCATCTTCAGACCCTGCCTCAGCTCGAAGCCATCCTGCTCGAAGAAAAGGAATTATTGCTGGGCCAGTTCGAGCCCCAGGAACTGGCGCAACTGACTCTGCGCAAATACCAGGTGCTGGAAAAAATCGAACAATTGGACCAGCAGCGCATCGCCTTGCTGCAAGACAGAGAGCTGGATACCCAATTGCCCGGCTTGCGTCAGGCGGCCGCCCAGGATCAAATTTCGGACATTCTGGATCAAGTGCTGGAGCTAGGCGAACACCTGCGGGCGTTGAACGAAAACAACGGTATTTTGGTCAACACCTTCTTGGCGGACAATCAGCAAGCGCTGGATGCCCTGGCCGCCTTTAGCGGGCGCAGCAACGTCTACGACGCGTCCGGAAAATCACAATCGAGCAGCTCGACGCTCAGCTTCAAAGCCTAA